A region of Pseudorasbora parva isolate DD20220531a chromosome 14, ASM2467924v1, whole genome shotgun sequence DNA encodes the following proteins:
- the LOC137040070 gene encoding uncharacterized protein: protein MKFFILHIASVLLVHDVSGVDIDTVSVMEGDSVTLHISVKKNQQERMKWYFNDTCVAQINGDPCKICADIQCHDDSERFRDRLKLDHQTGSLTITNINTTDTGHYKLQINSSSDSEKTFSVSVRDVPAAERDEVKRKSVMEGESVILDPGVMKHLNDLLMWHFNGILIAEITGDQSQICADDQCKERFRDRLKLDHQTGSLTIMNTRHTDSGLYKLEINSSSISRRPSISISSFKSFSVAVIESGQSVAVICAGVGVLLLVSAALNHTAGVINCHRNKAKKTGHNDHYDEDSFPYKAEIPLLTVVDEPFPNPASPFLAI, encoded by the exons ATGAAGTTCTTTATTTTGCACATAGCGAGTGTTTTACTCGTGCATG ATGTGTCTGGTGTTGATATAGACACAGTGTCTGTGATGGAGGGAGATTCCGTCACTCTACACATTAGTGTTAAAAAAAACCAACAAGAGAGAATGAAATGGTATTTTAATGACACTTGTGTAGCTCAAATTAATGGAGATCCCTGTAAGATCTGTGCAGATATTCAGTGTCATGATGATAGtgagagattcagagacagactgaagctggatcatcagactggatctctgaccatcacaaacatcaACACCACAGACACTGGACACTATAAGCTACAGATCAACAGCAGCAGTGACAGTGAAAAGACCTTCAGTGTTTCTGTCCGTG ATGTTCCTGCTGCTGAACGAGATGAAGTGAAGAGAAAGTCAGTGATGGAGGGAGAATCTGTCATTTTAGATCCTGGTGTAATGAAACACCTAAATGATTTGTTGATGTGGCATTTCAATGGCATTCTCATCGCTGAAATCACTGGAGATCAGAGTCAGATCTGTGCAGATGATCAGTGTAAagagagattcagagacagactgaagctggatcatcagactggatctctgaccatcatgAACACCAGACACACAGACTCTGGACTCTATAAACTGGAGATAAACAGCAGCAGCATAAGTCGTCGCCCCAGCATCAGCATCAGCAGCTTCAAGAGCTTCAGTGTTGCCGTCATTG AATCAGGTCAGTCTGTAGCTGTAATATGTGCTGGTGTTGGTGTTCTTCTGCTGGTTTCCGCAGCTCTAAATCACACGGCGGGCGTGATTAACTGTCACCGTAATAAAGCTAAAAAAACAGGACATAAT GATCATTATGATGAAGACTCGTTCCCTTATAAGGCTGAGATTCCATTGTTGACTGTTGTCGATGAACCGTTCCCTAATCCGGCATCACCTTTTTTAGCTATTTAA
- the LOC137040071 gene encoding uncharacterized protein, which translates to MHPSCCFFLIISLQSKLARSHNRDFYYLFMFTVKMKVLFCFVVGFLLCHQNGASGADTIESVSVMEGDPVTLNSSVKTNQQEDMKWYFNKTLLAHISRDRYKLCAVDQCKERFRDRLKLDHQTGSLTITHTTTEDSGLYTQVRIINSSSEKVFNLTVTAVPGSGLSSAAVAGIVVGVLLGFAAAAGTAVGIYYRKRHRRQKDIEMQEKREQDTANGTPHSQTDHLMKDTANGTPHSQTDHLMKDTANGTPHSQTDHLMKDTTNGTPYS; encoded by the exons ATGCAtccaagttgttgtttttttctgatCATCTCACTGCAGAGTAAGCTAGCGCGCTCACACAATCgggatttttattatttatttatgtttaccGTGAAAATGAAAgtcctgttttgttttgtagtggGATTTTTGCTATGTCACCAAAATG GTGCCTCTGGTGCTGATACAATAGAGTCAGTGTCTGTGATGGAGGGAGATCCAGTCACTCTAAACAGTAGTgttaaaacaaaccaacaaGAAGACATGAAATGGTATTTTAATAAAACTCTCTTGGCACACATCAGTAGAGATCGGTATAAGCTCTGTGCAGTTGATCAGTGTAAagagagattcagagacagactgaagctggatcatcagactggatctctgaccatcacacacaccacaactgAAGACTCTGGACTCTATACACAAGTACGGATTATAAACAGCAGCAGTGAAAAGGTCTTCAACCTTACTGTCACTG CTGTTCCAGGTTCAGGTCTGTCTTCAGCTGCTGTAGCAGGAATAGTTGTTGGTGTTCTGCTGGggtttgctgctgctgctggaacTGCTGTTGGGATTTACTATCGCAAGCGTCATCGAAGACAAAAAG ATATCGAGATGCAGGAGAAGCGTGAACAG GACACTGCCAATGGGACGCCTCATAGTCAGACCGATCATCTAATGAAGGACACTGCCAATGGGACGCCTCATAGTCAGACCGACCATCTAATGAAGGACACTGCCAATGGGACGCCTCATAGTCAGACCGACCATCTAATGAAGGACACTACCAATGGGACGCCTTATAGTTAG